In Blastopirellula sediminis, the following proteins share a genomic window:
- a CDS encoding c-type cytochrome domain-containing protein, producing MKKISTIAMLLLGAAPLAAQEKPATAKITYDDHVRAIFREHCFSCHNQGEAKGGLALDSFGKTMEGGSSGEVVVAQDIESSRLWDLVAHIDTPVMPPNQDKMPQAKLDLIKSWIEMGALENSGSVAKKSNKPSLNMAGPTTTGKPEGPAAMPEKVWRQPVVYTERAAAVSSIATSPWAPLAAIAGQKQISLYNTDTGELLGVLAYPEGIPYILRFSRNGELLLAGGGRGGHSGTVVLYEVRTGKRLMSLGDELDAVLAADINPSLTRVALGGPQKIVRIYSTADGSLLHEIKKHTDWVTALEYSPDGVLLASGDRSNGLFVWEADAAQEYLNLQGHKEAITAVSWRSDSNLLASASADRSVKLWEMNEGKTIKSFDAHGGGTESVRFGQDGRLATAGRDKVAKVFSGDGNEQKKTPGFSDIALEAVLTYDGKRLIAGDWTGNVRMWDLEKMEEVAQLPPNPPTYDLQITASQAAQAAAKAKADEAVAQLAAADKAVTDKKAQQTANTETIARLQKEIADFAANTQKADGEKNAQIAAIKQNSDKQKSLDGAINKMDQELAQATQQLQTAQGNQKNASDQLTKRQGELNGAKNQLTAATQAAEAAKQKDAAAKAEATKATDAANQAAAALKATEEQLASAAEGDKEALTQKVAENRKAADAAKAAADQAAQKVTAAEAEVAKQAKEAEAKAAAVKQLEQLVAADDAEVKKQAAEVQRLDGERNQKADAVAKSKAERETVKQAITAAQAKQKELEAAIANYAKETQQRQAAMKQAEEAKGKLVTELAELEKQKGEKASASEAAKQTLGAAEASLTKLKEEAAAYAALPQQVSADAAPSETQVSDNVN from the coding sequence ATGAAAAAAATCTCGACCATCGCGATGTTGCTGTTGGGCGCCGCTCCGCTGGCCGCTCAAGAGAAGCCGGCTACCGCCAAGATCACCTATGACGACCACGTCCGGGCGATCTTCCGTGAGCATTGCTTCAGCTGCCATAACCAGGGTGAAGCGAAAGGGGGTCTCGCCCTCGATTCGTTCGGCAAGACGATGGAAGGGGGCTCCAGCGGCGAAGTCGTCGTGGCGCAAGATATCGAAAGCTCTCGTCTGTGGGACTTGGTCGCGCACATCGATACCCCGGTGATGCCGCCGAACCAGGACAAGATGCCGCAGGCGAAACTCGATCTGATCAAGTCGTGGATCGAGATGGGCGCCTTGGAAAACAGCGGTTCGGTCGCCAAGAAGTCGAACAAGCCGAGCCTGAACATGGCCGGTCCAACAACCACCGGCAAACCGGAAGGTCCGGCCGCGATGCCCGAAAAAGTCTGGCGTCAGCCGGTCGTCTATACCGAACGCGCCGCCGCCGTTTCGTCGATCGCGACTAGCCCGTGGGCGCCGTTGGCCGCAATCGCCGGACAAAAGCAAATCTCGCTTTACAACACCGACACCGGAGAATTGCTCGGCGTCCTCGCCTATCCGGAAGGGATTCCATACATCCTTCGCTTCAGCCGCAACGGCGAATTGCTGTTGGCTGGCGGCGGTCGCGGCGGTCACTCCGGCACGGTCGTTCTGTACGAAGTTCGCACCGGCAAGCGTCTGATGTCGCTCGGCGATGAGCTCGACGCCGTCTTGGCCGCCGACATCAATCCGAGCCTGACGCGCGTCGCTCTCGGCGGTCCGCAAAAGATCGTCCGCATCTACTCGACCGCCGACGGTTCGCTGCTGCACGAAATCAAGAAGCACACCGACTGGGTCACCGCGCTCGAATACAGTCCAGACGGCGTTCTGCTCGCTTCGGGCGACCGCTCGAACGGGCTCTTCGTCTGGGAAGCGGACGCCGCTCAGGAATACTTGAACCTGCAAGGGCACAAAGAAGCGATCACCGCCGTCAGCTGGCGGAGCGACTCCAACTTGTTGGCCTCGGCTAGTGCAGACAGAAGCGTCAAGCTCTGGGAAATGAACGAAGGGAAGACGATCAAGTCGTTCGACGCTCATGGCGGCGGAACCGAATCGGTTCGCTTCGGCCAAGATGGTCGCCTCGCCACGGCGGGACGTGATAAAGTCGCCAAGGTCTTTAGCGGCGATGGCAATGAACAGAAGAAGACGCCCGGCTTCAGCGACATCGCTCTGGAAGCGGTCCTGACCTACGATGGCAAGCGTCTGATCGCCGGCGACTGGACCGGTAACGTTCGGATGTGGGACCTGGAGAAGATGGAAGAAGTGGCTCAGCTGCCGCCGAATCCGCCCACCTACGACTTGCAGATCACCGCTTCGCAAGCGGCTCAAGCCGCCGCCAAGGCGAAAGCGGATGAAGCGGTCGCTCAACTGGCGGCTGCCGACAAAGCGGTCACCGACAAGAAGGCGCAGCAGACTGCGAACACAGAAACGATCGCTCGCCTGCAAAAGGAAATCGCCGACTTCGCCGCGAACACGCAGAAAGCGGACGGCGAAAAGAACGCCCAGATCGCCGCGATCAAGCAAAATAGCGACAAGCAAAAGTCGCTCGACGGCGCCATCAACAAGATGGATCAAGAGCTGGCCCAAGCGACCCAGCAACTGCAAACCGCGCAAGGCAATCAGAAGAACGCCTCGGATCAGCTGACCAAGCGTCAGGGTGAACTCAATGGCGCCAAGAATCAGCTGACCGCCGCGACGCAAGCCGCCGAAGCCGCCAAGCAAAAGGACGCTGCGGCCAAAGCCGAAGCGACCAAAGCGACCGACGCCGCCAACCAGGCCGCCGCCGCGCTCAAAGCGACCGAAGAGCAACTCGCTTCAGCTGCTGAAGGGGATAAAGAAGCCCTGACGCAGAAGGTCGCCGAGAATCGCAAGGCTGCCGACGCCGCCAAGGCTGCGGCCGATCAAGCCGCCCAGAAGGTGACCGCCGCCGAAGCGGAAGTCGCCAAGCAAGCGAAAGAGGCGGAAGCGAAAGCGGCCGCCGTCAAACAACTGGAACAACTGGTTGCGGCCGACGACGCCGAAGTGAAGAAGCAAGCCGCCGAGGTCCAGCGTCTCGACGGAGAACGAAACCAGAAAGCGGACGCCGTCGCCAAGTCGAAGGCCGAACGAGAAACCGTGAAGCAGGCGATCACCGCCGCTCAGGCCAAGCAGAAGGAACTGGAAGCCGCGATCGCCAACTACGCCAAAGAGACGCAGCAGCGTCAAGCGGCGATGAAGCAGGCCGAGGAAGCTAAAGGCAAGTTGGTCACCGAACTGGCCGAGCTCGAAAAGCAGAAGGGCGAAAAGGCCTCTGCCTCGGAAGCTGCGAAGCAAACGCTAGGCGCCGCCGAAGCTTCGCTCACCAAGCTGAAAGAAGAGGCGGCCGCTTACGCCGCGTTGCCTCAACAAGTTTCGGCCGACGCGGCCCCGTCCGAAACGCAAGTTTCCGACAATGTAAACTAA
- a CDS encoding protein-L-isoaspartate(D-aspartate) O-methyltransferase: MLRPAFALLTPLLVCWLTCSVVAEDPAAAARRHMVEEAVIANGVSDQRVIQAMMDTPRHEFVAYKYRSQAYYDMALPIGGQQTISSPFIVAYMTESLEPQPEDKVLEIGTGSGFQAAVLSPLVKDVYSIEIVPELGRSASRTLRRLGYNNVHTKIGDGYQGWAEHAPFDKIIVTCSPEKPPQPLIDQLREGGRMVIPVGERYQQVLYLFTKKDGKLVSEALRPTLFVPMTGKAEDNREVKPDPLHPHAANGDFEADLQEHGQMAGWYYQRLFELVEADDAPQGKRYVRFQNSDLGRTSMALQGFGVDGEKVHKLRITAWVKTKDIGLGPDRREAPMIAVTFYDAARRDVGRGVVGPFLADSDWKQIDETVRVPPAAREALLRIGLFGSTGEACFDDVKMTPLTD, encoded by the coding sequence ATGCTACGCCCCGCATTCGCTCTGCTGACGCCGCTGTTAGTTTGCTGGCTGACTTGCTCGGTCGTCGCCGAAGATCCTGCCGCCGCCGCTCGTCGCCACATGGTGGAAGAAGCGGTGATCGCCAACGGCGTAAGTGATCAGCGCGTGATCCAGGCAATGATGGACACGCCGCGACATGAGTTCGTCGCGTACAAGTATCGCTCGCAAGCCTATTACGACATGGCGCTGCCGATCGGCGGTCAACAGACGATCTCGTCGCCGTTTATCGTCGCGTACATGACCGAGTCGCTTGAACCGCAACCGGAAGACAAGGTGCTGGAAATCGGCACCGGCAGCGGGTTTCAAGCGGCTGTGCTTAGCCCGCTGGTGAAGGACGTCTATTCGATTGAGATCGTGCCGGAATTGGGGCGCAGCGCCTCCCGCACGCTCCGGCGCCTTGGCTATAACAACGTCCATACGAAGATCGGCGACGGCTACCAGGGTTGGGCCGAGCACGCGCCGTTCGACAAGATCATCGTCACCTGTTCCCCGGAAAAGCCGCCGCAACCGCTGATCGATCAGTTGCGGGAAGGGGGCCGAATGGTGATTCCGGTCGGCGAACGCTACCAGCAGGTTCTCTACCTGTTTACGAAGAAGGACGGCAAGCTCGTTTCCGAGGCGCTTCGTCCCACGCTCTTCGTCCCGATGACCGGTAAAGCGGAAGACAACCGCGAAGTCAAACCAGACCCGCTTCATCCGCACGCCGCCAACGGTGATTTTGAGGCGGATCTGCAAGAGCATGGCCAGATGGCAGGCTGGTACTACCAACGCCTGTTTGAGCTGGTCGAAGCCGATGATGCGCCGCAAGGGAAACGGTACGTCCGCTTCCAGAACAGCGATCTTGGCCGGACGTCGATGGCGCTGCAAGGCTTTGGCGTCGACGGCGAAAAGGTCCACAAACTGCGTATCACCGCGTGGGTCAAAACCAAGGACATCGGGCTGGGCCCCGATCGCCGGGAAGCGCCGATGATCGCCGTCACGTTCTACGATGCGGCTCGCCGCGACGTTGGCCGGGGAGTGGTCGGTCCGTTCCTCGCGGACAGCGACTGGAAACAGATCGATGAGACCGTTCGGGTCCCCCCGGCAGCTAGGGAAGCGCTGCTACGAATCGGCTTGTTTGGCTCAACCGGCGAGGCTTGCTTCGATGACGTTAAAATGACCCCCCTTACGGATTAA
- a CDS encoding HpcH/HpaI aldolase family protein, which yields MRTNPVKRKLKNGEPTFGTWLSLGDVYATRTLARMQWDWLTLDMEHSPIDWYQAAIIFGAVADAGGVPLARVPRGDHDLIKRVLDAGAWGIVVPMIDTVEQAKAAIAAAKYPPLGDRSVGGGMHSMNFDASPDAYYAGANDEILVVLQTESPRGVANAKEIYSLPGCDAIFIGPNDLWAQMKTVENPNPTKEGHEALIQQVIATGKEVGTPTGMHVMTADQALVRAEQGMQFIAIGSDVRMMAVEAEATLQKLRPDDNAESVVNY from the coding sequence ATGCGTACGAATCCGGTTAAACGGAAGCTGAAAAACGGCGAGCCCACCTTTGGCACCTGGCTCTCGCTGGGAGACGTTTACGCGACGCGAACCCTGGCCCGCATGCAATGGGATTGGCTCACGCTCGATATGGAGCACTCGCCGATCGACTGGTACCAGGCGGCGATCATCTTTGGCGCCGTCGCCGACGCCGGCGGAGTTCCCCTGGCCCGCGTACCGCGCGGCGACCATGATTTGATCAAGCGAGTGCTGGATGCCGGCGCATGGGGCATCGTCGTGCCGATGATCGACACCGTCGAACAGGCGAAAGCGGCGATCGCGGCCGCCAAATATCCGCCGCTAGGAGACCGGAGCGTTGGCGGCGGGATGCACTCGATGAATTTCGACGCATCGCCTGACGCGTATTATGCGGGGGCGAACGACGAGATTCTGGTGGTCTTACAGACCGAAAGTCCGCGCGGCGTCGCTAATGCGAAAGAGATCTACTCGCTCCCTGGTTGCGACGCCATCTTTATCGGGCCGAATGATCTGTGGGCCCAGATGAAGACGGTCGAGAATCCCAATCCGACGAAGGAAGGTCACGAGGCGCTGATTCAGCAGGTCATCGCGACCGGTAAGGAAGTCGGAACGCCGACCGGCATGCATGTGATGACGGCCGATCAGGCGCTGGTGCGGGCCGAACAAGGAATGCAGTTCATCGCCATCGGCAGCGACGTGCGGATGATGGCGGTCGAAGCGGAAGCGACCCTGCAGAAACTTCGTCCTGACGACAACGCGGAAAGCGTCGTTAACTACTAG